A window of the Desulfobacula toluolica Tol2 genome harbors these coding sequences:
- a CDS encoding ABC transporter permease has product MYAILAWRNIWRNPRRTIVILMAVIIGVWSMIFLGALMRGMETQMVKTAISTLTGSIQIHHMDYRNDPVVENSMDDMDKLDRILNATLGKDALWAKRIRVNAVASNARHSGGVILVGIEPEKEKKISFIGNSVISGRYLSLEDTNKIVVGRAFLEKFNTKIGHKLILMSQDTRKEIASKAFKIVGVFSAESEAIEKQFVFVPISQAAKMFKMGRSISEISILLPGSDIDGKQETRAAEKLKSGLANDTFHVETWHQLLPMMKAYLEMSGFFLYIWYGVVFVAMGFGIANTTLMAVFERTREFGLMKALGMRPVQVIKGVVTETFCLLVLGIFTGNILGFLSVAAIAKNGIDLSALAAGTQMWGIPRILYPEIWTQDVAVAGLMVLVLGILVSLYPAVKAARFTPTQAMLKN; this is encoded by the coding sequence ATGTATGCCATATTAGCATGGAGAAATATCTGGAGAAACCCGAGAAGAACCATTGTCATCCTGATGGCCGTGATCATTGGTGTATGGAGCATGATTTTTCTGGGGGCCCTTATGCGGGGAATGGAAACCCAGATGGTCAAAACCGCCATATCCACACTTACCGGAAGCATCCAGATCCATCACATGGATTACCGGAATGATCCCGTGGTTGAAAATTCCATGGATGACATGGATAAACTCGACAGAATACTTAACGCAACACTTGGGAAAGATGCTCTGTGGGCAAAAAGGATAAGAGTCAATGCAGTTGCCTCCAATGCCAGGCACTCCGGGGGCGTGATCCTTGTGGGGATTGAACCTGAAAAGGAAAAAAAGATCTCATTCATTGGAAACAGCGTAATATCGGGACGGTATCTTTCATTAGAAGATACAAATAAGATTGTGGTAGGAAGGGCGTTTCTTGAAAAATTCAATACCAAAATCGGCCATAAGCTGATTCTCATGTCCCAGGATACCCGAAAAGAGATTGCATCAAAGGCGTTCAAGATTGTGGGGGTTTTCAGTGCGGAATCAGAAGCAATTGAAAAGCAGTTTGTTTTTGTTCCCATTTCACAGGCGGCAAAGATGTTTAAAATGGGGCGTTCTATTTCAGAAATATCCATTTTGCTGCCCGGATCCGACATTGACGGCAAACAGGAAACCCGTGCCGCAGAAAAATTAAAATCAGGTCTTGCGAATGATACATTTCATGTTGAAACATGGCACCAGCTTTTGCCCATGATGAAAGCCTACCTGGAGATGTCGGGGTTTTTCCTTTATATCTGGTATGGTGTGGTTTTTGTAGCAATGGGCTTTGGCATTGCCAATACAACCCTTATGGCCGTGTTTGAGAGAACCAGGGAGTTCGGCCTGATGAAAGCCCTTGGCATGAGGCCAGTCCAGGTGATTAAAGGGGTTGTAACAGAGACGTTTTGTCTATTGGTACTGGGAATATTTACAGGAAACATACTGGGATTTTTAAGTGTTGCTGCCATTGCAAAAAACGGGATTGATCTGTCAGCCCTGGCAGCAGGCACTCAGATGTGGGGGATACCAAGAATACTGTACCCGGAAATCTGGACTCAGGATGTTGCCGTGGCAGGATTGATGGTACTGGTTTTAGGCATATTGGTAAGCCTGTATCCGGCTGTCAAGGCTGCCAGGTTCACCCCGACCCAGGCCATGCTGAAAAATTAG
- a CDS encoding ABC transporter permease has translation MSIELKMAWRNIWRNPRRTLLTIAAIAFSSLILVFMLSFQLGCYETMINTSVKVSTGHLQIQAKGYLEDKKINLVVKNPAPVASILDSVKGISAYTFRANAFCLASSDKRTYGVVVTGIDPVKEAHVSTISSIIRKGSYLKEEDESSALIGEHLSKNLKAGIGDELTILGQGRDGSIAAAVLTIKGIFDSGIDEFDRNVIMTGLNDFQDIFSMGNSIHEAVITANSLGDVSMVKQEIQNHFSETQQNKTLVAADWMEIMPGLLQGIQMDLVSGIIMYIILVIVVAFSIFNTFLMAIFERTREFGVMMAIGTTPSRITKLVLFESLFMTLVGILAGIVIGSLLTLYFQSKGIYIAGTEDILKQYGIPDRLYPKLSLISATAGPLVVFLITIVSSVFPALKIKKLKPVDAMASV, from the coding sequence ATGTCAATAGAATTAAAAATGGCATGGCGCAATATATGGCGAAACCCAAGAAGGACACTTCTCACCATTGCCGCCATTGCTTTTTCAAGTCTGATCCTTGTGTTTATGCTCTCTTTCCAGTTGGGGTGTTATGAAACAATGATCAACACATCCGTTAAAGTCAGCACCGGGCATTTGCAGATCCAGGCAAAGGGGTATCTTGAAGACAAAAAAATAAACCTGGTCGTTAAAAATCCCGCACCGGTTGCAAGCATCCTTGATTCGGTAAAAGGCATTAGCGCCTATACTTTTCGTGCCAATGCCTTCTGCCTGGCATCTTCTGATAAAAGAACCTATGGGGTTGTGGTCACAGGTATAGACCCGGTAAAGGAAGCCCATGTTTCAACCATATCCTCTATTATCCGCAAAGGAAGTTATCTAAAAGAGGAAGACGAGTCTTCCGCACTTATCGGAGAACACCTTTCAAAAAACCTGAAAGCCGGTATTGGTGACGAACTCACCATTCTGGGCCAGGGGCGTGACGGTTCAATTGCAGCAGCGGTTCTTACCATAAAAGGCATTTTTGACTCCGGCATTGACGAATTTGACCGGAATGTGATCATGACGGGGCTTAACGATTTCCAGGACATTTTTTCAATGGGAAACAGCATTCATGAAGCAGTCATAACTGCAAACTCCCTTGGTGATGTATCCATGGTTAAACAAGAGATCCAAAATCATTTTTCTGAAACGCAACAGAATAAAACCCTTGTTGCCGCCGACTGGATGGAAATCATGCCGGGCCTGCTGCAGGGGATTCAAATGGACCTGGTTTCCGGTATCATAATGTATATCATCCTTGTCATTGTTGTTGCGTTCAGCATTTTTAATACATTTTTAATGGCCATCTTTGAAAGAACACGGGAATTCGGCGTCATGATGGCCATCGGAACAACCCCTTCAAGGATTACAAAACTTGTCCTGTTTGAATCCCTGTTCATGACCCTGGTGGGAATCCTTGCGGGGATAGTCATTGGAAGCCTTTTAACCCTTTATTTTCAAAGCAAGGGCATTTATATTGCCGGTACTGAAGATATCCTTAAACAATACGGGATTCCAGACCGGCTCTATCCGAAACTGTCCCTGATTTCAGCCACGGCAGGGCCTTTGGTCGTATTTTTAATCACCATTGTATCATCTGTTTTTCCGGCATTGAAAATAAAAAAACTGAAACCTGTTGATGCCATGGCCTCAGTATAA
- a CDS encoding outer membrane lipoprotein-sorting protein, with the protein MKKAVLAIVILIFAATSQARMNAEIIMDTEAITNAGTIVKNAFDYWRGQTSVSTTIMTVHRSDWERSMTIKSWTRGESDSLFVIIEPAKDKGNGTLKAGKGMWIYNPKINRVIKLPPSMMSQAWQGSDFSNNDLVKSDSLIKDYVHTLEATTLGQDKKIHTIRSIPKPDAPVIWGMIKLKIREDFILLSEEFFDEDLQTVKIMTAWDIQKSDDKLFPMKWKMQKSDATDEYTLLVYEKIEFNKKLSNRIFTRTNLKNPGI; encoded by the coding sequence ATGAAAAAAGCTGTACTGGCAATTGTAATCCTTATTTTTGCAGCAACTTCGCAGGCCCGGATGAATGCTGAAATAATTATGGATACCGAAGCAATAACGAATGCCGGAACCATCGTTAAAAATGCCTTTGATTACTGGCGCGGGCAAACCTCTGTTTCAACCACAATCATGACCGTCCACCGCTCTGACTGGGAACGCAGCATGACCATAAAATCCTGGACCCGGGGTGAATCCGATTCCCTGTTTGTCATTATTGAACCGGCAAAGGACAAGGGAAACGGAACCCTTAAAGCCGGCAAAGGAATGTGGATATACAATCCCAAGATAAACCGGGTCATCAAACTTCCCCCTTCCATGATGTCCCAAGCCTGGCAGGGATCGGATTTTTCCAACAATGACCTTGTAAAGAGCGACAGCCTGATCAAAGATTATGTGCATACTTTGGAAGCGACAACTCTTGGTCAGGACAAAAAAATCCATACAATAAGATCAATACCCAAGCCTGATGCCCCGGTTATCTGGGGCATGATCAAATTAAAAATACGAGAAGACTTTATCCTTTTAAGTGAAGAATTTTTTGATGAAGATCTTCAGACTGTAAAAATAATGACGGCATGGGATATCCAAAAAAGCGATGACAAGCTTTTCCCCATGAAATGGAAAATGCAAAAATCCGATGCAACAGATGAGTATACCCTTCTTGTATATGAAAAGATTGAGTTTAACAAAAAGTTGAGCAACCGTATCTTCACCCGGACCAACCTTAAAAATCCGGGCATCTAA
- a CDS encoding plasmid pRiA4b ORF-3 family protein produces the protein MKTYQFRVSIIGIPKLYRLIEASENCTFDDLHNVIFQSFDRYDEHLYSFFITRKDTKSMRNIYDAPQITHPVSAEEMMGYGERKESTAKMQICDVGLNEKDVFHYLFDFGDEWWHRIKVQNIKETKAKKKYIKLIKSVGESPPQYPDYDDEEYE, from the coding sequence ATGAAAACATACCAGTTCAGGGTTTCCATAATAGGAATACCAAAGCTTTATCGACTAATTGAGGCATCTGAAAATTGCACTTTTGATGATCTTCACAATGTGATTTTCCAGTCATTTGACAGATACGATGAACACCTTTATTCATTTTTCATCACTCGAAAAGACACCAAGAGTATGCGGAATATATATGATGCTCCACAGATAACCCATCCCGTGAGTGCAGAAGAGATGATGGGTTATGGGGAAAGGAAAGAATCCACAGCAAAGATGCAAATTTGCGATGTCGGCTTGAATGAAAAAGATGTCTTTCATTACCTGTTTGATTTTGGAGATGAGTGGTGGCATCGAATCAAGGTGCAAAATATCAAAGAGACAAAAGCCAAAAAAAAATATATTAAATTAATCAAGTCAGTCGGAGAATCTCCACCTCAATATCCTGACTATGATGATGAAGAATATGAATAA
- the ribB gene encoding 3,4-dihydroxy-2-butanone-4-phosphate synthase gives MNQSLLTRFGNPEERVKNALLSLQNGNGVLVTDDEDRENEGDLIFPAQSLTEQQMAIMIRECSGIVCLCLTEDKVASLELPMMVQHNSSRYQTAFTISIEAATGVTTGVSAKDRVATVHAAAADSAGPCDLNSPGHVFPLKAKPGGVLERGGHTEATVDLMRLSGLSPCGVLCELTNPDGTMARLPKIVEFAGIHGFPVLTIDDLILYRKNQNSEHDSTL, from the coding sequence ATGAATCAGAGTCTGTTAACTCGATTTGGAAATCCAGAGGAACGTGTGAAAAACGCGCTGTTATCCCTTCAGAACGGAAACGGCGTACTGGTCACGGATGATGAAGACCGAGAAAATGAAGGTGATCTTATTTTTCCGGCCCAGTCTTTGACGGAACAGCAGATGGCCATAATGATCCGGGAATGCTCGGGCATCGTCTGTTTGTGCCTGACCGAAGACAAGGTGGCATCCCTTGAATTGCCCATGATGGTTCAGCACAATTCCAGCCGATACCAGACGGCATTTACCATCTCCATTGAAGCTGCCACGGGAGTCACTACGGGGGTGTCTGCAAAGGACCGTGTCGCAACGGTGCATGCAGCCGCAGCTGATAGTGCAGGGCCTTGTGACCTGAATAGTCCGGGTCATGTTTTTCCCTTAAAAGCAAAACCCGGCGGAGTGCTTGAGCGTGGGGGCCATACCGAAGCCACCGTTGATTTAATGCGCCTTTCCGGGTTGTCTCCTTGCGGGGTGCTGTGTGAATTGACCAACCCCGACGGCACCATGGCCAGACTGCCGAAGATCGTTGAATTTGCCGGGATACACGGGTTTCCCGTGCTGACCATTGATGATTTGATTTTGTATCGGAAAAATCAGAATTCGGAACACGACTCAACACTTTAA
- a CDS encoding HypC/HybG/HupF family hydrogenase formation chaperone, with translation MCLAVPSKIVEINDTVAKVDVDGVTRQISTMLLGDVKIGDYVIVHAGFAINKVDEATARETLEDLRQILAADARQDDGRNEQ, from the coding sequence ATGTGTTTAGCAGTTCCGTCTAAGATTGTCGAGATAAACGATACGGTTGCCAAAGTTGATGTGGACGGTGTGACCCGGCAAATCAGTACCATGCTTCTGGGTGATGTAAAGATCGGGGATTATGTCATTGTCCATGCCGGATTTGCCATCAATAAGGTCGATGAAGCCACTGCCCGTGAAACCCTGGAAGATTTGCGCCAAATACTGGCAGCGGATGCCCGGCAGGATGATGGCCGTAATGAACAGTAA
- the hypF gene encoding carbamoyltransferase HypF, translated as MTVPIALNQTAVAKKLEISGVVQGVGFRPFLFGLADQYHLKGEVFNTSGGIRVIVEGPPEKIERFVDDIYHKSPLLASVTDIKSSDVPPGNFFSFKIENSEVANRRTTLISPDVAICSDCLAEMKDPGNRRHEYEFINCTNCGPRYTIIKDIPYDRSKTSMKSFKMCGKCQQEYDDPLNRRFHAQPNACPVCGPQVFLTDRRGNRINTDSQSAITLAAQYLRQGRIIGIKGLGGFHLACDAANLDAVKQLRQRKNRPHKPFALMAASASILFDHVHVSNREKQLLTSYQRPIVLLKRKYINGDNQKGSVLATDVAFFNKTLGVMLPYAPLHCLLLEKGPSILVMTSGNLSGEPLSIENEDALEAFSHIADYFLLHNRDICFRADDSIARIQAGETRFIRRSRGYAPLPVFINRKMPKILGCGAGFKNAVCLTRGHHAFLSQHIGDLDNMKTHAFYRDSIDHLKNIFDIQPDIIAHDMHHGYMSTDYAKAQNTVKKVAVQHHHAHAAACMAENGLDEEVIAITLDGTGYGTDGHIWGGEILLCTQKAFKRKAHLSYIKMPGGDAAVLEPWRMAASVLFQVFGKDFLQMEIPYIKAMEKEKLSFICGMMEKNLNSPLTSSVGRLFDAVSSLLCVRHTISYESQAAMELEAMADERPVRECYAFDLVSGKKDGGRDQVFEINLMPCIRQITAELQQGRHVAGISAKFHYTLAQAFAVAALKVSLQTHIQKIILSGGVFHNDIILNTMILALEEHNLKVYTHTQVPTGDGGICLGQAVVAAALEGS; from the coding sequence ATGACCGTTCCCATAGCCTTAAACCAAACGGCAGTAGCAAAAAAGCTGGAAATCAGCGGCGTTGTTCAAGGCGTTGGGTTTCGGCCTTTTTTATTTGGTCTGGCAGATCAATATCATCTGAAAGGGGAGGTATTCAATACCTCCGGCGGCATTCGGGTTATTGTGGAAGGACCCCCTGAAAAAATTGAGCGGTTTGTCGATGATATTTATCATAAAAGTCCTTTGCTGGCTTCTGTGACAGACATTAAATCCAGTGATGTGCCGCCTGGAAATTTTTTTTCATTTAAAATTGAGAACAGTGAAGTTGCCAACCGGCGGACCACCCTTATTTCTCCTGATGTGGCTATTTGTTCCGACTGCCTGGCTGAAATGAAAGATCCCGGCAACAGACGGCATGAATATGAGTTTATCAATTGCACCAATTGCGGCCCCAGGTATACAATTATTAAAGATATTCCCTATGACCGGTCCAAAACTTCCATGAAATCGTTTAAGATGTGTGGAAAATGTCAACAAGAGTATGATGACCCGCTGAACAGGCGGTTTCATGCCCAACCCAATGCCTGCCCGGTCTGCGGACCACAGGTTTTTTTGACGGACCGCCGGGGGAATCGGATCAATACGGATTCACAATCAGCCATCACTCTTGCGGCTCAATATTTGCGCCAGGGTAGAATTATCGGGATAAAAGGGCTTGGCGGATTTCATCTGGCCTGTGATGCCGCCAATCTTGATGCAGTAAAACAATTGCGGCAGAGAAAAAACCGTCCCCATAAGCCCTTTGCCCTGATGGCAGCATCGGCATCAATCCTGTTTGACCATGTTCATGTCAGCAACAGGGAAAAACAACTCCTGACCTCCTATCAAAGACCCATTGTTTTGCTGAAAAGGAAATATATCAATGGGGACAATCAAAAAGGGTCTGTACTTGCAACGGATGTGGCTTTCTTTAATAAAACTCTGGGCGTCATGCTTCCCTATGCGCCGTTGCATTGTCTGCTGCTTGAAAAAGGACCGTCCATCCTGGTGATGACCAGCGGCAACCTTTCAGGAGAGCCGCTTTCCATTGAAAATGAGGATGCTCTGGAGGCATTTTCCCATATTGCGGATTATTTTTTATTGCACAATCGGGATATCTGTTTTCGCGCAGATGATTCCATTGCAAGAATCCAGGCGGGTGAAACAAGATTTATCCGGCGGTCAAGAGGATATGCACCCCTGCCGGTTTTTATCAACCGAAAAATGCCGAAAATTCTGGGGTGCGGGGCAGGGTTCAAGAATGCGGTCTGCCTGACCCGGGGTCATCATGCTTTTTTAAGCCAGCATATCGGGGATCTGGATAATATGAAGACTCATGCGTTTTATCGGGACAGTATTGATCATTTGAAAAATATTTTCGACATCCAGCCGGACATTATTGCCCATGACATGCATCATGGATATATGAGTACTGATTATGCCAAAGCGCAGAACACGGTAAAAAAAGTGGCGGTTCAGCATCACCATGCCCATGCTGCCGCCTGCATGGCGGAAAACGGTTTGGATGAAGAGGTTATCGCCATCACCCTTGACGGCACGGGGTATGGAACAGACGGTCATATCTGGGGCGGGGAAATTCTTTTGTGTACACAAAAAGCCTTTAAACGCAAAGCTCACCTGTCCTACATTAAAATGCCGGGCGGGGATGCGGCTGTTCTGGAACCTTGGCGCATGGCGGCATCTGTTCTTTTTCAGGTTTTTGGCAAAGATTTTTTACAGATGGAGATTCCTTATATAAAGGCCATGGAAAAAGAAAAACTGTCTTTTATCTGCGGTATGATGGAGAAAAATCTGAATTCACCGTTGACCTCCAGTGTTGGAAGGCTGTTTGATGCGGTGTCTTCCCTTTTGTGCGTCCGGCATACGATTTCGTATGAAAGTCAGGCCGCAATGGAACTGGAAGCCATGGCAGACGAACGTCCTGTTCGGGAATGCTATGCCTTTGATCTGGTATCCGGTAAAAAGGATGGTGGCCGAGACCAGGTTTTTGAAATTAATTTAATGCCCTGTATCAGGCAGATAACAGCGGAGTTGCAGCAGGGTCGGCACGTTGCCGGAATAAGTGCAAAATTTCATTATACGCTGGCTCAGGCTTTTGCCGTGGCAGCGCTCAAAGTTAGCCTGCAAACCCATATCCAAAAAATAATCCTCTCCGGGGGGGTGTTCCATAACGATATCATTTTGAATACCATGATCCTGGCCCTTGAAGAACATAACCTAAAGGT